In the genome of Sulfurimonas autotrophica DSM 16294, the window TTAACAAAGCACTCCACGGAGCCGACGGAGCTATGGACTTGTCTGTAAACCTGCATATAAAAGAGGGAGAATTTGTAGCCCTGAGCGGAAAAAGCGGCAGCGGGAAAACAACACTGCTTCGTATATTGGCCGGCTTGGAAGAAGCAAGCGGCAGCATAAAAATTCATAACAAATTCTGGCTCCAAGAAAACAAATCACTCCCCGTTCAAAAAAGAGAAATCGGTTTTGTATTTCAAGATTATGCACTTTTTGAAAATATGACAATAGAAAAAAACCTGCTTTTTGTAAATAACAACAAAGCATTGGCAGATAAACTTCTACAACTCACAGAGCTTCATGAACTCAAATACAGATATCCAAACAGTCTCAGTGGCGGGCAAAAACAAAGAGTGAGCATTTGCCGTGCATTAATGAAAAAACCAAAAATTCTACTCCTTGATGAACCGCTCTCTGCACTTGATGCAAATATGCGTACAAAACTGCAAAATGAGTTGCTGAGTCTGCATAAAGAGTTTGGCACAACAACTATTATGGTCAGTCATGACCCAAGCGAAATTTACCGTCTGGCAAATCGTGTTATAGTTTTGCAAAACGGAAAAGTCATCAACGACGGCTCGCCAAAAAAAGTACTGCTAAAAACACAGGGAAGTCAAAAGTTTTCATTTGAAGGAGAACTTCTTGATATAAAAAAAGTAGATGTCATTTACATAGCCATTATAGCTATAGGACAGCAACTCGTCGAAGTTGTTGTAAGTTCTGAGGAAGCAAAAAATCTTCAAATCGGTAATATTGTGAATGTCAGCACCAAAGCTTTTAACCCAATTTTAACATAATTACTCCCTCTATGGACTTTTAGAAGACTTTAATAACCTAAGTGATATTATGTAGAAATATAATTATATTTAGCATTAAGGATAAAATTTGTCACCTAAATTTTGGGAAATTCTACTTGTTGATGATAATACCAAACTGCATGAGTTGATAAAAAATAATCTTAATGGCATACTCATAAATAAAAAAAAAGTAAAAATTTTACATGCATACAATGCAGCGGAGGCAAAAGAGCTTATTGGCAAAAACAGTGATATTGCCATAGCTTTTATAGATATAGCCATGCAGGCACCTGATGCCGGATTGGAGTTGGTAAACTATATACGGAATACTCTATATAATACTTCAATGAGAATTATCATTATTGACAGTGAGAGTTTACCTGTTCCTGCAAGTGATATTATCGAGCATTATGATATAAATGACTACAAAGATCAACGGTGCATAGAATCCCAAAAACTTTTTACAACTATTCGGACAGCTATCAAACAATATCAACAGTTTAAAGATTTAAAAGACAAAAAAGATCAAATTTACAAAAAAATGACGACCAATGAAATCACCTCTCTTCCAAACAGAATGAAACTCACTGAAAATATTGACACTGTCGGGGGTAAATCACTTATACTCATCAATATTGATGATTTCTCTCTTATAAACAACTATAATGGTTTTGAATTTGGTGATGATGTATTACGAGTATTTGCAGACTTTTTAGTTTATAATTATGCAAAATTTGCAGAAATTTATCATCTTGAAGCAGATATTTTTGCTTTATTTTGTCTAAGAACAGATACTCGCACACAAGAGCAGAGCATATCAATAATCAAAGAAAATATTAGCCACCATGAATTCAGTGTAAACGGAATAAAAATCCATTTGACGGCAAGTCTCGGAGCTGTGTTAAATGAATATGGAAATGTAATACAAAAAGCAGAATTTGCACTTAAAGAGGCGAGACTTTATGGTAAAAACAATGCGAGAAAATATAGTGATGATTTACAAATAGTTCGAACGATTCACTCGAATTCTATATGGACAGGTCGCATTCGGAAGGCTATTGCACACAACAAAATACTTGCATACTTTCAGCCGATACAAAATCTTAAAACCGGAAAAATAGAAAAGTATGAAACACTTGTACGTTTAGAATATGATAAAAAAATCTATTCTCCTTTTCATTTTTTAGATGCCGCTCTGTACAGTGGACAAATGTTTAAAATATTTAAAATAATGTTGAGCGAAGCCTGCAAAAAAGCACAAACCACTTCTTACATTTTTGGTGTTAATATAAGTGAATACGACTTGAAACATCCTAAATTTGTTCAAACTATTCATGAGATTATGAAACAATATAGCGTTACTCCAAATCGAATAGTATTTGAAATTTTGGAAAACAACAGTATTGCGAGAAATAAAAACATACAAGATGTTCTCAATGTCTTGCATGAAGATGGCTTCAAACTCGCCATTGATGACTTTGGAGCAGACTGTTCCAACTTTGCACAGCTTAACAACCTGCCTATAAATTTTATAAAAATAGACGGGCAGTTTATCAAAAACATTGTAAAAGACAGAAACTCACAAATCACTGCAAAAACAATTCTCGACTATGCCCATCAAAAAGAGATACCTGTTGTTGCTGAGTTTGTCTGCTCAAAAGAGGTGTATGATTATGTTAAAGAAATGGGAGTTGATTTTGTGCAAGGCTATGAAATAGCAGAGCCTAAACCAATACTCCTTGACTAATTATCATCTCTTACACACATAGCATACGCACTGTCACACTTGTCACTTGATGAGACAAAACCGTTCCCGCTAAAGACGGTAACAACATTGATATCATCATTTTTATCTTCCTCTGAAGTCCAAAACACTCCATCTTCCAAATAAGAAAATTTTGTTTTACCCTCTTTTGATTTTGTAAGATACATAAGCTCTTTTTTCGTTGGAAGCCGCCAGTCATCATGACCACCGACAGACAACCCTCCACAACGTGCTTTTGCCAATCTCCATATATCATTAAACTCCTGCATGGATGCAGTATCCTGCCACTGCAGATGATGTTTTGTATCTCTAACGCTTTGAGGTTTTTTAACCCAGTCCGCACCAAAAGCAGAGGAAATTATAAGAAACAATACAATTACAACAATTCTCATATCTATTTTGCCTTTTTAAAAATATCTGCAATTTTATCAAAATAATGTGTAAAGTTTGTGCAATTTTCAATAAAATCAGCTTTACAACACCTTTACTGTTTTAATTGCATCTTCTAAAATATAGCAAATATAGCCCTCGACTGCTTCATCGGTAATTTCTTGAACAGCCTTTATGTAGTATCTGACCTGTTTGATATGATGCTGTGTATATTTTAGTGAACTTTTATAATCTATCACACACCATTTTCCATCATCTTTTTTAACCAATAAATCAAGATAACGAAGGTTATTTTTATATCGCAGGGCCTTTTCCCTGTAACAGGTTCCCTGGGTCAGGTTTAAAAACTCTTCGGAATCAACAAGCCTGCTTATTCTCTGCACTATATCGTCAATTTCTGACTCTTCAAGCATAAAACCATACTTGTTGAGCATCATATTTTTGGCACATTGGAGAGCTTCTTGCGTAAATTCATGCATCATTTCTAAGGTATAATGCAGGGCAATTCCAAAATTTATTGCCTGCAGGTCCTCTTGTTCTTGACTCTCCAGTGCTAACAAATCACTCTGCGTTCCATAATAAATATTTTCAAAAGAGAGTTTTTTATGCTCTTGGGGCACACTTTTGGCTTTACATGTAGAACGTAGCTCTCCAAAACTTCCCGTTTGCAAATCCAGCAAATCAAATGTCGAATCTTTTGATTTTTCAATTATGATGAGATTTTCTCTGGCTCTGGTAAAAGCGACATACAAAGCATTTAAGCTGTCATCACGCATAAGTTCCTTCTCTTTTGCAAGCGCATAAGCATAGTCATTGTCGATGAGTTCTCTGTTTTTTGTTCTGAGATAAAGATTTTGCAGTTTGATACCGTCATAATTATAAATAATGGCATCACGCGCGGCAGGGGCCTTTTTAAGTCTGTCCATCACGATTACATGCTCATACTCCAAGCCTTTTGATTTATGCACGGTCAACACACGTACTCCGCTGATGTCAGCTGCTGCCGCAGAAGTGTCGAGTCGTTCATACTCAAACAAAAGTGCTTCAATGTCTGCATAATTTGCAACAGCACTCAAAAAGCGAATAAGATGAAAATCATCATGAAAGAGTTTGTACTCATCGATACATTTCTTCACTACATCCACAAGTGTAACACCGCTAAAATCCACATAACGAATTGGGCTGACATCTTTGTCAATCAAGGCAAAAAAGTTATGTTTGTAAATATCTTCTCGAAAATAGAGATACTTCAAATACTCCAAAACAGCCTTGACGCTTCTTTGGTTTATCAGCTTCGTGGTTGTCTCTGTCACAACCTCAATATTTTCTTCTTCAAGTGCATTTTTTATTGCCTGCCCGTCACTGTTGGTTGCGCAAAGAATGGCGATGTCATTCACATCTGCGCCCAAAGTAATCAAACGTTTTACCTGTGTAGCAAGTTCTTCTAAAAGTTCATCATTTACAATCACTTCAACATACCCGCCCTGCGCCTCTTTACGAACAAGCTGCGGCGTATAGTCTTTCATTTTGTTTATAAAGACACTGTTGACAAACTCTATGACCTCTTTTTGCGAGCGGTAATTTGTTACAAGTTTTTTCACCTCGGTACGGTTCTCTTTTACAACCTCGCCAAAAAGTGCCGAAACACCGCCGCGAAAACGATAAATAGACTGTTTGACATCCCCCACAAAGAAAAAGCTTCCCTCGCTGCAGATGCCCTCGCCTGAGGTTATCTCTTGAATCAGCGGTTTTAAAATCTCATACTGCAGTACACTTGTATCTTGAAACTCATCAAGCAGCATATGCTCTATTGTTGCGTCCAGACGAAAGTATAAAAATTCACTCTCATCCAAACGGTTGAGTATTTCATATACCAAAAGCGTGACATCAGAAAAACTGAGTTCACTCTCATCAATATACAGTGCTTTTTTTGCTTTTTTATAAATATCTACCAGTTCATTTAAAGCAGAAAAAAAGTTCTGCTCTTTTACTTTTATCTGTGCTTTAACTGCATCTTGAATTTTTTGCAGTGTCATGTCCATCTCAGGGATGAAACATTTTTTAAATACCCAGTAATTCAGGCTCTCTTTATAGACCCAGGTTTTGGCTTTTAACTCATCAAAATTCTGGGCAACAACCGCTTTTTGCAAAGTCGGTGAAGCACCTTTGCAGTTTGCTATGATACTTTGCAAAGTACCGAGTACTTCCATCGCCTCTTGTTCGAGCTCTTTTGTTGACGTTTTGTTGAATTTTAGATGTGAAAGCTCCTCTTTTTTGAGGTAAAAATCATCAAGCAGGGCAAATATATCACTAACCCTTTTACTCGATTCCAAAGAGAGGTTTATCAGCGTCGAACGTTTATTGGCAACACTCACTTCTTTTAAAAATCGTGACATTAGTTTCACTTCATGCTGAGCATTTGCAGTTGTAAAGTCCGGCATCAACGAAGCATACAAAGAGAACTTTCTGAGTATCT includes:
- a CDS encoding sulfate/molybdate ABC transporter ATP-binding protein, which produces MIEIGINKALHGADGAMDLSVNLHIKEGEFVALSGKSGSGKTTLLRILAGLEEASGSIKIHNKFWLQENKSLPVQKREIGFVFQDYALFENMTIEKNLLFVNNNKALADKLLQLTELHELKYRYPNSLSGGQKQRVSICRALMKKPKILLLDEPLSALDANMRTKLQNELLSLHKEFGTTTIMVSHDPSEIYRLANRVIVLQNGKVINDGSPKKVLLKTQGSQKFSFEGELLDIKKVDVIYIAIIAIGQQLVEVVVSSEEAKNLQIGNIVNVSTKAFNPILT
- a CDS encoding EAL domain-containing response regulator, with the protein product MSPKFWEILLVDDNTKLHELIKNNLNGILINKKKVKILHAYNAAEAKELIGKNSDIAIAFIDIAMQAPDAGLELVNYIRNTLYNTSMRIIIIDSESLPVPASDIIEHYDINDYKDQRCIESQKLFTTIRTAIKQYQQFKDLKDKKDQIYKKMTTNEITSLPNRMKLTENIDTVGGKSLILINIDDFSLINNYNGFEFGDDVLRVFADFLVYNYAKFAEIYHLEADIFALFCLRTDTRTQEQSISIIKENISHHEFSVNGIKIHLTASLGAVLNEYGNVIQKAEFALKEARLYGKNNARKYSDDLQIVRTIHSNSIWTGRIRKAIAHNKILAYFQPIQNLKTGKIEKYETLVRLEYDKKIYSPFHFLDAALYSGQMFKIFKIMLSEACKKAQTTSYIFGVNISEYDLKHPKFVQTIHEIMKQYSVTPNRIVFEILENNSIARNKNIQDVLNVLHEDGFKLAIDDFGADCSNFAQLNNLPINFIKIDGQFIKNIVKDRNSQITAKTILDYAHQKEIPVVAEFVCSKEVYDYVKEMGVDFVQGYEIAEPKPILLD
- a CDS encoding DUF1566 domain-containing protein, whose amino-acid sequence is MRIVVIVLFLIISSAFGADWVKKPQSVRDTKHHLQWQDTASMQEFNDIWRLAKARCGGLSVGGHDDWRLPTKKELMYLTKSKEGKTKFSYLEDGVFWTSEEDKNDDINVVTVFSGNGFVSSSDKCDSAYAMCVRDDN
- a CDS encoding RecB-like helicase, translated to MFINNLAYEASAGSGKTFMLVVRYLSLLFKGAEPSKVLALTFTNKAASEMSERIIETLEDLDSRTELSEIAKECGMDEDDILAQRSKILAEFLNAHTKIMTIDSFFTQILRKFSLYASLMPDFTTANAQHEVKLMSRFLKEVSVANKRSTLINLSLESSKRVSDIFALLDDFYLKKEELSHLKFNKTSTKELEQEAMEVLGTLQSIIANCKGASPTLQKAVVAQNFDELKAKTWVYKESLNYWVFKKCFIPEMDMTLQKIQDAVKAQIKVKEQNFFSALNELVDIYKKAKKALYIDESELSFSDVTLLVYEILNRLDESEFLYFRLDATIEHMLLDEFQDTSVLQYEILKPLIQEITSGEGICSEGSFFFVGDVKQSIYRFRGGVSALFGEVVKENRTEVKKLVTNYRSQKEVIEFVNSVFINKMKDYTPQLVRKEAQGGYVEVIVNDELLEELATQVKRLITLGADVNDIAILCATNSDGQAIKNALEEENIEVVTETTTKLINQRSVKAVLEYLKYLYFREDIYKHNFFALIDKDVSPIRYVDFSGVTLVDVVKKCIDEYKLFHDDFHLIRFLSAVANYADIEALLFEYERLDTSAAAADISGVRVLTVHKSKGLEYEHVIVMDRLKKAPAARDAIIYNYDGIKLQNLYLRTKNRELIDNDYAYALAKEKELMRDDSLNALYVAFTRARENLIIIEKSKDSTFDLLDLQTGSFGELRSTCKAKSVPQEHKKLSFENIYYGTQSDLLALESQEQEDLQAINFGIALHYTLEMMHEFTQEALQCAKNMMLNKYGFMLEESEIDDIVQRISRLVDSEEFLNLTQGTCYREKALRYKNNLRYLDLLVKKDDGKWCVIDYKSSLKYTQHHIKQVRYYIKAVQEITDEAVEGYICYILEDAIKTVKVL